One genomic window of Aptenodytes patagonicus chromosome 3, bAptPat1.pri.cur, whole genome shotgun sequence includes the following:
- the LOC143158864 gene encoding putative uncharacterized protein C6orf183, with the protein MDEVYQISSTEKVQQLEQELAAQLAELKAEIEDNGILQGIPSRAYSSVAIPKDASYFRKEREVILKKGLQVTEAKPLVIQADVMQRELESCWRREHTAANLPLLLHQKRISHIMEEYNDAVQRAARLSAARESFLTGKKNPVTVVTQEDLMIYTRWLVCHLHSLKGIHRFLQVLQHLPISHRMNVTDEKRPDMVQDSWDKLRSAFDKNSDIFNIDVFPFSRVLRRNESCHKDTGFTLPRHSTETEELKPQLQLLLSHFGINYNLKDLKNSADEMELFSLVVQKFRSVFCKQQTMRTFPVYDTEVSRSENWGVLDPARALKKRANWIPFLKIKPKVDPWQQKLLIKLKQCKKVDKLMDLHSKFVEVI; encoded by the exons ATGGATGAAGTATACCAGATCTCTTCTACTGAGAAGGTCCAGCAGCTGGAACAAGAACTAGCAGCacagctggcagagctgaaggcagaaaTAGAAGACAACGGGATACTCCAGGGAATACCGAGTAGGGCATACAG ttctgTTGCAATTCCAAAGGATGCatcttatttcagaaaagaaagggaggtAATACTGAAGAAAGGCTTACAG GTGACAGAAGCAAAACCTCTTGTTATTCAGGCTGATGTCATGCAGAGGGAGTTagagagctgctggagaagggagCATACAGCAGCAAacttgcctctgctgctgcaccAG AAGCGAATTAGTCACATCATGGAGGAATACAACGATGCAGTTCAGAGGGCTGCAAGACTTTCAGCGGCAAGGGAGAGTTTcctgacaggaaagaaaaatccgGTGACTGTAGTGACACAGGAAGATCTGATGATTTACACCCGGTGGTTAGTGTGTCACCTACACTCTCTGAAGGGCATTCACCGTTTTCTCCAG GTTCTCCAGCATTTGCCTATTTCTCACAGAATGAATGTGACTGATGAGAAACGTCCTGACATGGTCCAAGACAGCTGGGACAAATTAAGAAGTGCTTTTGACAAgaattcagatatttttaatattgatgTGTTTCCCTTTTCAAGAGTTTTAAGAAGAAATG AATCCTGCCACAAGGACACTGGATTCACTTTGCCCCGGCACAGCACTGAAACCGAGGAGCTGAAACCTCAGCTCCagcttctgctttctcattttggTATTAACTACAACCTTAAGGATCTCAAGAACTCAGCTGATGAGATGGAGCTCTTTTCCCTG GTTGTCCAAAAATTTAGAAGCGTCTTCTGCAAACAGCAGACGATGAGAACGTTTCCAGTTTATGACACAGAGGTTTCTCGGTCAGAGAACTGGGGCGTGCTAGATCCAGCCAGGGCTTTGAAAAAGAGAGCTAACTGGATCCcttttttaaag ATTAAGCCTAAAGTAGATCCCTGGCAGCAAAAGCTTTTGATAAAACTGAAACAATGTAAAAAAGTGGATAAGCTGATGGACCTTCATTCAAAATTTGTAGAGGTAATATAA